The following is a genomic window from Amycolatopsis sp. BJA-103.
CGTGTTCCGGTGACCATTTCGAGGTCGACCGCGCACTGTCCGAAGAGGACTACGTGCCCGGACGTCTCAAGCTGCTCGCCGAGCACGGCCTCAAGGTGTGGGCCATTTCCAACCACCTCGTCGGCCAGGCCATCTGTGACGATCCGATCGACGAACGCCACCAGGCCATCATTCCGTCCCGGGTGTGGGGCGACGGTGAACCGGAAGGCGTCCGGCAGCGGGCGGCGAAGGAAATGGCCGACACCGCCCGCGCGGCCGCGAAACTCGGGGTGGACACGGTGATCGGCTTCACCGGTTCCAAGACCTGGAAGTACGTCGCGATGTTCCCGCCGGTCTCGCAGGCGGTCATCGACGAGGGCTACACCGACTTCGCGGACCGGTGGAACCCGATCCTCGACGTCTTCGACGAGGTGGGCGTGCGGTTCGCGCACGAGGTCCACCCGTCGGAGATCGCTTACGACTACTGGACGACGAAACGTGCGCTCGAAGCTGTCGGCAACCGTCCGGCATTCGGGCTCAATTGGGATCCATCGCATTTCATCTGGCAGGACCTCGACCCGGTCGGCTTCATCCTCGATTTCGCCGACCGGATCTACCACGTGGACTGCAAGGACACCAGGAAACGGTTCGACGGACGGAACGGACGGCTCGGCTCGCATCTCCCCTGGGGAGACCCCCGACGCGGCTGGGACTTCGTTTCGACCGGGCACGGCGACGTGCCTTGGGAGGACTGTTTCCGCGCACTGAATTCGATCGGCTACGCCGGTCCGATCTCGGTGGAGTGGGAAGACGCCGGCATGGACCGGCTCCGGGGCGCGGCGGAGGCCGTGACCTTTCTGCGGGGGCTCCTGTTCGACAAGCCGTCGGCGGCCTTCGACGCGGCTTTCAGCAACCAGAAGTGAGGGCGGTTTCATGTGCGGTGAAGAAGCTGAGCGGTTCCACTCCCGACGGTCGCTCCTGCGGGGTGCCGCGACGGCGGCGGCCGCGGTCGGGGCGGCGGTAGCCCTGCCGGGAATCGCGAACGCGGCCACGTCCGCGGAAGCGGAGACCCAGGGCCACGGTCACGGTCACGGGCACGGCCGGGTCCCGGTGGACAAGATCAGCATCCAGCTCTACTCCCTGCGCACCGCGCTGCAGGCCGATCTGCCGGGAACCCTGTCCGCGCTGGCGGACATCGGCTACCGGAAGGTCGAACTGGCGGGCACCTACGGCCGCACGGCCAAGGAGTTCCGCGGCCTGCTCGACAAGAACCGCATCCGCGCGACGTCGACGCACGTCGGCATCGACGGGGATCTCGACAAGACCATCGCCGACGCGAAGGTCCTCGGGAACACCCGTGCCAACGTGCCGTTCGCGGCCTTCGACACCCTCGACGGCTGGAAGCAGTTCGCCGGGCGGCTCGACACGGCGGCACGGAAGTTCCGCCAGGCCGGGATCCCGCTCGGCTACCACAACCACGCCCACGAGTTCGCGCCCATCGACGGCGTGCGCCCGTACGACGTGCTCACCAGGAACACCAACCGGCGTTACGTGCACCTGGAGATCGACCTGTTCTGGGCGGTGGAAGGCGGCGTCGACCCGGTTTCGCTTTATCGCCAGCACTTCCCGCGCGTGGTCCAGTACCACGTCAAGGACCGGACCGCGGACGGCCGGATGGTCGACCCCGGCAAGGGCGTCATCGACTTCCCGCGGATCTTCCGGAACACCCGCGCCAACCTGCACGAGTACATCGTCGAGCACGACAACCCCACGGATCCCCTGAGCACCGCCCAGACCGGATTCACCTATCTCCGTAACGTCCGCTTCTAGCTGGGGACTCCACAATGGACAAGCAACAACGCGGGCTGTCCCGCAGATCGATGCTCGCGGGCACCGCGGCCGGGGTCATCGCCCCGGTCGTGGTGTCGGCCAGCGCCGGTTCGTCACCTGCCGCGGCGGCCGGGATGACCCGCAACATCACCGTGTACGCCGACTACGTTCCCGGTTCGACCCGGGTCGGTTACGGGCTCGAGCCCGGCAAACCGACGATCCCCGGGCCGC
Proteins encoded in this region:
- a CDS encoding sugar phosphate isomerase/epimerase family protein, with protein sequence MSRPITLFTGQWADLPFTEVCRLAGEWGYDGLEIACSGDHFEVDRALSEEDYVPGRLKLLAEHGLKVWAISNHLVGQAICDDPIDERHQAIIPSRVWGDGEPEGVRQRAAKEMADTARAAAKLGVDTVIGFTGSKTWKYVAMFPPVSQAVIDEGYTDFADRWNPILDVFDEVGVRFAHEVHPSEIAYDYWTTKRALEAVGNRPAFGLNWDPSHFIWQDLDPVGFILDFADRIYHVDCKDTRKRFDGRNGRLGSHLPWGDPRRGWDFVSTGHGDVPWEDCFRALNSIGYAGPISVEWEDAGMDRLRGAAEAVTFLRGLLFDKPSAAFDAAFSNQK
- a CDS encoding sugar phosphate isomerase/epimerase family protein, which translates into the protein MCGEEAERFHSRRSLLRGAATAAAAVGAAVALPGIANAATSAEAETQGHGHGHGHGRVPVDKISIQLYSLRTALQADLPGTLSALADIGYRKVELAGTYGRTAKEFRGLLDKNRIRATSTHVGIDGDLDKTIADAKVLGNTRANVPFAAFDTLDGWKQFAGRLDTAARKFRQAGIPLGYHNHAHEFAPIDGVRPYDVLTRNTNRRYVHLEIDLFWAVEGGVDPVSLYRQHFPRVVQYHVKDRTADGRMVDPGKGVIDFPRIFRNTRANLHEYIVEHDNPTDPLSTAQTGFTYLRNVRF